A part of Carettochelys insculpta isolate YL-2023 chromosome 1, ASM3395843v1, whole genome shotgun sequence genomic DNA contains:
- the GSG1 gene encoding germ cell-specific gene 1 protein, with translation MELLKIPPWRRAVLAVVLNLLALSLSTTALLGSYWCVGTQKVPKPLCGKNKATKCIGVHLSTEGGVSNSSPQDVVHYSWETGDDRFAFRYFHTGMWLSCEENMEGPDEKCRSFIELSPPAERGILWLSLGSEVVYICLLLISFILLLVEMLHTRNPVCGLKLNAFAAVSSVLSGLLGMVAHMMYSQVFQATVSLGPEDWRPHSWDYGWAFYMAWASFTCCMASAVTTLNTYTKTVLEFKRNHIKGYDGSFKDQSQHHQCFVLQQQHREQMSSYYQQQNRPPRSISEGVDFYSELQQEVLQQEPELELDEVMGQSIGEDHG, from the exons ATGGAACTGCTGAAGATCCCGCCCTGGCGTCGTGCTGTCTTGGCAGTGGTCCTGAATCTGTTGGCTCTTAGCCTTTCTACCACAGCCTTGCTTGGCAGCTACTGGTGTGTTGGGACCCAGaaggtgcccaagcctttgtgTGGAAAGAACAAAGCCACCAAGTGCATCGGTGtgcatctgtccacagagggaGGTGTGAGTAATTCTTCACCCCAGGACGTAGTGCACTACAGCTGGGAGACTGGGGACGACCGCTTTGCCTTCCGATACTTCCACACGGGCATGTGGCTTTCCTGTGAGGAGAACATGGAAGGACCAG ATGAGAAATGTCGCAGCTTCATTGAGCTTTCACCTCCTGCAGAGCGAG GAATCCTGTGGCTGTCGCTAGGGTCAGAGGTGGTCTACATCTGCTTGCTGCTCATTAGTTTCATCCTGCTGCTGGTAGAAATGCTGCACACCAGGAATCCAGTTTGCGGGCTGAAGCTCAATGCCTTTGCTGCTGTCTCCTCTGTGCTATCAG GCCTGCTGGGGATGGTGGCTCACATGATGTATTCACAAGTCTTTCAGGCGACTGTCAGCCTGGGGCCAGAGGACTGGAGACCACATTCGTGGGACTATGGATGGGCTTTCTA CATGGCCTGGGCCTCCTTCACCTGCTGCATGGCCTCTGCTGTCACCACCCTCAACACCTATACCAAGACTGTGCTGGAGTTCAAGCGTAACCATATCAAGGGCTACGATGGCAGCTTCAAGGACCAGTCACAGCATCACCAGTGCTtcgtgctgcagcagcagcacagggaacagATGAGCAGCTACTACCAGCAGCAAAACAGGCCTCCCCGCTCCATCTCAGAGGGGGTCGACTTCTACTCcgagctgcagcaggaggtgctgcagcaggaaCCTGAGCTGGAGCTAGACGAGGTCATGGGACAGTCCATTGGGGAAGATCACGGTTAG